In the Bacillus sp. HSf4 genome, ATGTCTTCTTTTTTACATCCAAACCTAACTCTGTCTTCATGCAGGAAATTTAAAAATCTAAAACAGGATCTTTAAATGTTTTGCTAGAAACCCAATGTCTATATTCTTACATTGACAAGAATATGCTTCCTCCTTAAAATGAAAATGATTATCAACATCATTCAGGAGGAAACTATGCATGTTTAGCGGAAGGATTAGTTTGAAAATTAAAATTACTTTCTTATCGATACTCGTCTTTTCAATCTTATTAGCTGGATGTACAAACGCAGAAAATTCAACAGAGACGAAAGATCATAACAATATGATCACAATGGCTTGGCCAAGAGATATAGGCGAACTGAATCCCCATGTCTATAATCCTTCTCAATTGTTTGCCCAGTCGATGGTATATGAACCTTTGGTCACTTATGAAGCGGGCGGAAAGCTTAAACCGCATTTAGCAAAATCATGGGATATATCTGATGACGGCAAAGTGTATACGTTTCATTTGCGTAAGGATGTCAAATTTTCAGATGGAACAGCGTTTAATGCAAAAATCGTGAAAAGGAATGTTGATTCCATTTTAAAACATACAGAGCTGCACAGCTGGTTGGGGTTTATCACAAAAATAGCTCAAACGGAAGTGATCGATGATCATACATTTCAATTGACGCTGACTGAACCATATTACCCAACCATTCAGGAGCTGGCAGTTGTTCGGCCGGTTCGGTTTTTAGGAGAAGCTGGATTCCCTAAGGATGGCGATACATCAAAAGGTGTCGAAAAACCGGTGGGAACGGGTCCATGGGTATTGGAAGAGTATAAAGCTGATGAATATGCGGTTTTTAAACGCAATGAACATTATTGGGGCGAAAAGCCAAAAGTCGAGAAAATCAAGGTGAAAGTCATCCCAGACGCAGAAACAAGGGTGCTGGCATTTGAAAAAGGTGAACTGGACCTCATTTACGGTGAAGGCGTCATCAGTTTGGATGCATACAAGCAGCTGCAATCGACAGGTAAATATGAAACAAGCCTTTCTGAACCAGTGGCGACGAGACAGCTTGTCATGAATACGAAAAAAGAACAGCTTTCAGATGAACGGGTGCGCCAAGCCCTTCATTATGGTTTTAATAAAGACGCCATGGTCGAAGGTATCACCTCAGGGTTAGAAGAAAAAGCAGATTATATTTTGCCGACAACCTTCCCATACACGTCTGATATTGATGTAAAACCAGTAAAATATGATATTGAAAAAGCGAAAGAGCTGTTAGATGCTGCAGGCTGGAAGCTTTCGAACGGAAAGACGGTGCGTGAGAAAGACGGAAAGCCGCTTGAATTTAGTTTAATGTATGATTCAGCAGAATCCATTCAAAAAACAATGGCAGAAACCCTGCAAGCAGAATGGGCAGCGATCGGGGTAAAGTTGAATCTTGAAGGAGTAGAATTGGCAACTCAAGTAAAACGGTTTAAAGCGAATGAGTTTGATATGAACTTCTTTAGCAACTATGGTGCGCCTTATGACCCGCATACATTTTTAAACATTGTCGCGTCAAAAGGATTTGGATTTAATGAAGCGATCTCAGCCTATCCAAACAAAGAGAAGTTATTGAAGCAGATGTCAAAGGTCCCTCAAACAACTGATGCAAAAGAGCGGCAAGAGCTTTATTCATCTATTTTAAAATCTCTTCAAGAACAAGGAGCCATCGTTCCGATCTCTTATATTAAAAAGACAGCGATCTATCAAAAGAATATCACCAACTTTACTTTCCCTGCTAACCGTGACGAACATCCGTTTACA is a window encoding:
- the nikA gene encoding nickel ABC transporter substrate-binding protein, yielding MFSGRISLKIKITFLSILVFSILLAGCTNAENSTETKDHNNMITMAWPRDIGELNPHVYNPSQLFAQSMVYEPLVTYEAGGKLKPHLAKSWDISDDGKVYTFHLRKDVKFSDGTAFNAKIVKRNVDSILKHTELHSWLGFITKIAQTEVIDDHTFQLTLTEPYYPTIQELAVVRPVRFLGEAGFPKDGDTSKGVEKPVGTGPWVLEEYKADEYAVFKRNEHYWGEKPKVEKIKVKVIPDAETRVLAFEKGELDLIYGEGVISLDAYKQLQSTGKYETSLSEPVATRQLVMNTKKEQLSDERVRQALHYGFNKDAMVEGITSGLEEKADYILPTTFPYTSDIDVKPVKYDIEKAKELLDAAGWKLSNGKTVREKDGKPLEFSLMYDSAESIQKTMAETLQAEWAAIGVKLNLEGVELATQVKRFKANEFDMNFFSNYGAPYDPHTFLNIVASKGFGFNEAISAYPNKEKLLKQMSKVPQTTDAKERQELYSSILKSLQEQGAIVPISYIKKTAIYQKNITNFTFPANRDEHPFTGIRIKQ